AGGGTATATAATAAACCAGGTTTATTAATTTGTCAATCAGGTTGTCTAATCGAGATGTGAGGAGTATTGCGATGGGCGACGATGTCCGAAGGATTGACTTGGCAGCTGTCGAGGCACTGCGCCAGCAACACATTGGCCGCTTGCTGTTGAATGCGCAGCGCAACTACAGCCTGCAAGCACTCGCCAAACTGCGTGCGCGTGGCCATGAAGGACTCACACTGGCACACACAAATCTACTGGCGCACCTAGATGTGGACGGGACGCGTATTACGACTCTGGCCGAACGGGTTGGGGTGAGCAAACAAGCAATTGGAAATCTCGTCGGCGAACTGGAGATGAAAGGCTATGTCCACCGTGATGTTGATTCGCACGACCGGCGCGCGGTGGTGATTACGTACACAGCGGCAGGATGGGCGTTTCTTCAAGATGCACATGAAGTGAAGCGCGCGATTGAAGCGGAGTACACGGCAACGTTGGGAGAGCAGGGCATGCAAGAGTTGCGACACTTGTTGCTGCAACTGGTGCGCGGCAGAGCGCACGGGTAGTCGAACGCAGTGTCG
The sequence above is drawn from the Candidatus Kouleothrix ribensis genome and encodes:
- a CDS encoding winged helix-turn-helix transcriptional regulator, whose protein sequence is MGDDVRRIDLAAVEALRQQHIGRLLLNAQRNYSLQALAKLRARGHEGLTLAHTNLLAHLDVDGTRITTLAERVGVSKQAIGNLVGELEMKGYVHRDVDSHDRRAVVITYTAAGWAFLQDAHEVKRAIEAEYTATLGEQGMQELRHLLLQLVRGRAHG